A stretch of Pangasianodon hypophthalmus isolate fPanHyp1 chromosome 9, fPanHyp1.pri, whole genome shotgun sequence DNA encodes these proteins:
- the LOC128318948 gene encoding protein diaphanous homolog 1 isoform X2 — MLTKLFFSLCLTFFLAKKDQDGGEDKVAQKKKVKELKVLDSKSSQNLSIFLGSNRLPYEEIKNVILEVNEKVLTENMVQSLLKLLPEEEQLKVLSEMKDEYDDLAESEQFGVVISSVKRLKPRLSAILFRLQFEEQINNVKPDIVAVTAACEELVKSNNFSQLLQIILLVGNYMNAGSRNAKAFGFSISYLCKLRDTKSTDQKQTLLHFLADMCQEEHPNIMHFPEELIHLEKASRVSAETLQKNLDQMGKQIKDLEKDIETFPPPQNEKDKFVEKMTSFVATAREHFEKLQLMHINMEKQYEDLGKYFVFDPKKISPEELFGDLNNFKNMFQQAVIENQKRKEAEEKMRKAKLAKEKAEKEKEERQKRMNAGHSLNINDDGDETGIMDGLLEALQSGAAFKRKRGPRQADSVLSLSQLILDTCSEIGEELAMQ, encoded by the exons ATGCTAAcaaagctctttttttctctctgtctcactttttttttagcaaagaaaGATCAGGATGGAGGAGAGGATAAAGTAGCTCAAAAGAAGAAAGTGAAGGAGCTGAAAGTTCTCGATTCCAAATCGTCCCAGAACCTCT ctaTTTTCCTGGGCTCAAACAGACTGCCATATGAGGAGATCAAAAATGTAATTCTGGAGGTGAATGAGAAGGTGCTTACAGAGAACAtggtgcag agtttGCTGAAGCTGTTGCCTGAGGAGGAGCAGCTGAAGGTGTTATCAGAGATGAAGGATGAATATGACGACCTCGCAGAGTCTGAACAGTTTGGAGTGGTG ATAAGTTCGGTGAAGCGTCTGAAGCCGCGGCTCAGTGCCATCTTGTTTCGGCTGCAGTTTGAAGAGCAGATAAATAACGTGAAGCCAGACATTGTGGCTGTGACTGCAGCGTGCGAGGAGCTGGTCAAGAGCAATAACTTTTCCCAGCTCCTTCAGATCATCCTGCTTGTAGGCAACTACATGAATGCCGGCTCACGCAATGCCAAGGCCTTTGGCTTCAGCATCAGCTACCTGTGCAAG cTCAGAGACACCAAGTCCACAGATCAGAAGCAGACCCTCTTGCATTTCCTGGCAGACATGTGTCAGGAGGAGCATCCCAACATCATGCACTTCCCTGAGGAGCTTATTCACCTGGAGAAAGCCAGCAGAG TCTCAGCAGAGACACTCCAGAAAAATCTGGATCAGATGGGGAAGCAGATCAAGGATCTGGAAAAGGACATCGAGACTTTCCCTCCTCCCCAAAATGAAAAGGACAAGTTTGTCGAGAAAATGACTA GTTTTGTGGCGACTGCGCGAGAGCATTTTGAGAAGCTCCAGCTGATGCACATCAACATGGAGAAGCAGTATGAAGACCTAGGCAAATACTTTGTGTTTGACCCCAAGAAGATCAGCCCCGAGGAGCTATTCGGAGACCTCAACAACTTTAAGAACATGTTCCAG caagCCGTGATTGAGAATCAGAAACGTAAGGAAGCAGAGGAAAAGATGCGTAAGGCCAAACTTGCGAAAGAGAAAGccgagaaagagaaagaggagagacagaagagaatgAACGCTGGACACTCACTTAACATCAATGACG ATGGCGATGAGACTGGTATCATGGATGGCCTGTTGGAAGCGCTGCAATCAGGAGCTGCTTTCAAAAGGAAGAGAGGACCACGGCAagcag